A genomic region of Mus musculus strain C57BL/6J chromosome 7, GRCm38.p6 C57BL/6J contains the following coding sequences:
- the Actn4 gene encoding alpha-actinin-4 isoform 4 (isoform 4 is encoded by transcript variant 4) has translation MTYVSCFYHAFSGAQKAETAANRICKVLAVNQENEHLMEDYERLASDLLEWIRRTIPWLEDRVPQKTIQEMQQKLEDFRDYRRVHKPPKVQEKCQLEINFNTLQTKLRLSNRPAFMPSEGRMVSDINNGWQHLEQAEKGYEEWLLNEIRRLERLDHLAEKFRQKASIHEAWTDGKEAMLKQRDYETATLSDIKALIRKHEAFESDLAAHQDRVEQIAAIAQELNELDYYDSHNVNTRCQKICDQWDNLGSLTHSRREALEKTEKQLETIDQLHLEYAKRAAPFNNWMESAMEDLQDMFIVHTIEEIEGLISAHDQFKSTLPDADREREAILAIHKEAQRIAESNHIKLSGSNPYTTVTPQIINSKWEKVQQLVPKRDHALLEEQSKQQSNEHLRRQFASQANMVGPWIQTKMEEIGRISIEMNGTLEDQLSHLKQYERSIVDYKPSLDLLEQQHQLIQEALIFDNKHTNYTMEHIRVGWEQLLTTIARTINEVENQILTRDAKGISQEQMQEFRASFNHFDKKQTGSMDSDDFRALLISTGYSLGDAEFNRIMSVVDPNHSGLVTFQAFIDFMSRETTDTDTADQVIASFKVLAGDKNFITAEELRRELPPDQAEYCIARMAPYQGPDAAPGALDYKSFSTALYGESDL, from the exons CTTCTAGAGTGGATTCGGCGCACCATCCCCTGGCTGGAGGACCGGGTGCCTCAGAAGACCATCCAGGAAATGCAGCAGAAGCTGGAGGACTTCCGAGACTATAGGCGTGTGCACAAGCCGCCCAAGGTGCAGGAGAAGTGTCAGCTGGAGATCAACTTCAACACACTGCAGACCAAGCTGCGGCTCAGCAACCGGCCTGCCTTCATGCCCTCCGAGGGCAGGATGGTCTCC GACATCAACAATGGATGGCAGCACCTGGAGCAGGCTGAGAAGGGCTATGAAGAATGGCTGCTGAATGAAATCCGTAGGCTGGAACGGCTTGACCACCTGGCAGAGAAGTTCCGGCAGAAGGCTTCCATCCACGAGGCCTGGACTGATG GGAAGGAGGCCATGCTGAAGCAACGGGACTACGAGACAGCCACCCTGTCAGACATCAAAGCTCTGATCCGAAAACATGAGGCCTTTGAAAGTGACCTGGCTGCACACCAGGACCGAGTGGAGCAGATTGCTGCAATTGCTCAGGAGCTCAA CGAGCTGGACTACTATGACTCCCACAACGTCAACACACGGTGCCAGAAGATCTGCGACCAGTGGGATAACCTGGGCTCTCTGACACACAGTCGCAGGGAAGCCTTGGAG aaaacagagaaacagCTAGAGACCATCGACCAGCTACATTTGGAGTATGCCAAGCGGGCTGCACCCTTCAACAACTGGATGGAGAGTGCCATGGAGGACCTGCAGGACATGTTCATCGTCCACACCATCGAGGAGATCGAG GGCCTGATCTCAGCCCATGACCAGTTCAAGTCCACCCTGCCAGATGCTGACAGGGAGCGTGAGGCCATCCTGGCCATCCACAAGGAGGCCCAGAGGATCGCTGAGAGCAATCACATCAAGCTGTCGGGCAGCAATCCCTACACCACTGTTACCCCCCAGATCATCAACTCCAAGTGGGAGAAG GTGCAGCAGCTGGTGCCAAAGAGGGACCATGCACTCCTGGAGGAGCAGAGCAAGCAGCAATCCAATGAGCACCTTCGCCGACAGTTCGCCAGCCAAGCCAATATGGTGGGGCCGTGGATCCAGACCAAGATGGAG GAGATCGGGCGCATCTCCATTGAGATGAACGGGACTCTGGAAGACCAGCTGAGCCACCTGAAGCAGTACGAGCGCAGCATCGTGGACTACAAGCCCAGCCTGGACCTGCTGGAGCAGCAGCACCAGCTCATCCAGGAGGCCCTCATCTTCGACAACAAGCACACCAACTACACAATGGAG caTATCCGTGTGGGCTGGGAGCAGCTGCTCACGACCATTGCCCGCACCATCAATGAGGTGGAAAACCAGATCCTCACCCGAGATGCCAAGGGTATCAGCCAGGAGCAGATGCAGGAGTTCCGGGCATCCTTCAACCATTTTGACAAG AAGCAGACAGGCAGCATGGACTCAGATGACTTCAGGGCCCTGCTTATCTCCACAGGATACAGCCTG GGTGATGCTGAGTTCAACCGGATCATGAGTGTGGTTGATCCCAACCATAGTGGCCTCGTGACCTTCCAAGCCTTCATTGACTTCATGTCAAGGGagaccacagacacagacacagctgaTCAGGTCATCGCCTCCTTCAAGGTCCTGGCAGGAGACAAG AACTTCATCACTGCTGAGGAACTGCGGAGAGAGCTGCCCCCCGACCAGGCCGAGTACTGCATCGCCCGCATGGCACCCTACCAGGGGCCTGATGCTGCTCCTGGCGCCCTTGACTACAAGTCCTTCTCCACAGCCCTCTATGGGGAGAGCGACCTGTGA